One stretch of Salarias fasciatus chromosome 19, fSalaFa1.1, whole genome shotgun sequence DNA includes these proteins:
- the pomt2 gene encoding protein O-mannosyl-transferase 2, which translates to MAKEECDTQWNKAGGNSAIRNRKICPSSEKSQRIPPFTPDRHRQSSGALPGGDTPSSNGSSSQLSDRQDHESSSKMLLMLVVGLSFSTRLYRIAEPAHVCWDETHFGKMGSYYINRTFFFDVHPPLGKMLIGLAGHMTGYDGTFPFIKPGDKYGQHNYWGMRGFCAALGSFLPVFSYLIVLELSQSSTAALFTAVLLIFDTGCITISQYILLDPVLMFFIMAAVLSTVKFNRQSHRPFSAPWWLWLVLTGVNLAGALGVKFVGLFVILLVGLNTVGDLWRLLGDLSLSLMDIAAHFLARVFGLIVLPLFLYVTIFAVHFVVLNKSGPGDGFFSSAFQSRLIGNNLHNASMPEYLAYGSTITVKNLRIAGGYLHSHWHLYPEGLGAKQQQVTAYLHKDYNNLWLVHRQDNNSQSETPDLVRHGDIIRLEHKETTRNLHSHLHEAPLTRKHFQVTGYGINGTGDANDLWQVEVCGGRKGDLVKVLRSKVRFLHRATGCVLYSSGKTLPKWGWEQVEVTCSPYLKETPSSQWNIEDHINPKLPNISLSVLKPHFLEILVESHIVMIRGNSGLKPKDNEMNSKPWHWPINYQGLRFSGVNESEYRVYLLGNPVVWWLNLAGLGLYVIMASVASVAIQRGFTLTPRRRELSHVLLRGGGMLLLGWLLHYAPFYTMGRVLYYHHYFPAMLFSSMLTGVTLDVLLKNADLLLRPPYCDLLQRVGQTLLVFGVLYSFYLFHPLSYGMTGPLSHQAGSSMAGLKWLESWEF; encoded by the exons ATGGCAAAGGAAGAATGCGACACACAATGGAACAAAGCAGGAGGCAATTCAGCAATACGAAACAGAAAAATCTGTCCCAGCTCAGAGAAAAGCCAGAGAATCCCCCCATTCACTCCAGACCGCCACAGACAAAGCTCCGGAGCCCTCCCGGGAGGTGACACTCCGTCCTCGAATGGCTCATCCAGTCAGTTATCTGACAGACAGGATCATGAATCCTCCAGTAAGATGCTGCTCATGCTGGTAGTGGGGTTGTCTTTCTCGACACGCCTCTACAGGATCGCAGAGCCTGCACACGTGTG TTGGGATGAGACCCATTTTGGGAAGATGGGAAGCTACTACATCAACAGGACCTTCTTCTTTGATGTCCATCCACCTCTTGGAAAA ATGCTGATCGGTCTCGCCGGTCACATGACGGGCTACGACGGCACCTTTCCTTTTATAAAGCCCGGAGACAAGTATGGACAGCACAACTACTGGGGGATGAGAGGA TTTTGTGCGGCGTTGGGCTCCTTCCTCCCAGTGTTTTCCTACCTCATCGTACTGGAGCTGTCTCAGTcttccactgctgctctctttACTGCCGTCCTACTCATATTCG ACACTGGCTGCATCACCATCTCCCAGTACATCCTGCTGGACCCGGTGCTCATGTTCTTCATCATGGCCGCCGTGCTCAGCACGGTCAAGTTCAACCGGCAGAGCCACAG ACCCTTctctgccccctggtggctgtgGCTGGTACTGACAGGCGTAAACCTCGCCGGGGCCTTGGGGGTGAAGTTCGTGGGTCTGTTCGTCATCCTGCTGGTGGGTCTGAACACCGTTGGGGACCTGTGGAGGCTCCTGGGAGACCTGAGCCTCTCTCTG ATGGACATCGCAGCACATTTCCTGGCTCGGGTGTTCGGACTCATCGTGCTCCCTCTTTTCCTTTACGTTACAATATTTGCAGTCCACTTTGTGGTGCTGAACAAAAg CGGACCAGGAGATGGTTTCTTCAGCTCCGCCTTCCAGTCCCGTCTGATCGGGAACAACCTGCACAACGCATCCATGCCCGAGT ATCTGGCGTACGGCTCCACCATCACGGTGAAAAACCTGCGGATCGCTGGAGGCTACCTGCACTCCCACTGGCACCTGTACCCCGAGGGGCTGGgagcaaaacagcagcag GTGACGGCGTACCTCCATAAAGACTACAACAACCTGTGGCTGGTTCACAGACAAGACAATAACT CTCAATCTGAGACTCCTGACCTGGTTCGACATGGTGACATTATTCGACTGGAGCACAAAGA AACGACCCGTAACCTTCACAGCCACCTCCATGAGGCTCCTCTGACCAGGAAGCACTTCCAGGTTACAGGATATGGGATT AACGGCACTGGCGATGCCAACGACCTgtggcaggtggaggtgtgtggagggaggaagggCGACCTGGTGAAGGTGCTGCGAAGCAAAGTCCGCTTTCTCCACCGAGCCACCGGCTGTGTGCTCTACTCTTCCGGCAAGACTCTTCCGAAGTG GGgctgggagcaggtggaggtgacCTGCAGTCCCTACCTGAAGGAGACGCCCAGCTCTCAGTGGAACATCGAGGATCACATCAACCCCAAAC TGCCCAACATCAGCCTGTCTGTGCTGAAGCCCCATTTTCTGGAGATATTGGTGGAGTCCCACATTGTCATGATCAGA GGTAACAGTGGTCTGAAACCCAAAGACAACGAGATGAACTCCAAACCGTGGCACTGGCCCATCAACTACCAG GGACTGAGGTTTTCAGGAGTGAACGAGAGCGAGTATCGAGTTTACCTGCTGGGAAATCCT GTGGTCTGGTGGCTCAACCTGGCCGGTCTGGGGTTGTACGTCATCATGGCGTCCGTGGCGTCGGTAGCCATCCAGAGAGGCTTCACGTTAACTCCAAGAAGACGAG AGCTTTCCCATGTGctcctgagaggaggaggaatgctgctgctgggctgGCTGCTGCACTATGCACCTTTCTACACGATGGGACGAGTTCTCTACTATCACCACTACTTCCCGGCGATGCTCTTCAGCAGCATGCTGACAG GAGTCACGCTGGACGTCCTGTTGAAAAACGCCGACCTGCTCCTCCGCCCGCCGTACTGCGACCTCCTGCAGAGAGTCGGCCAGACTCTGCTCGTGTTCGGCGTTCTGTACAG CTTCTACCTGTTTCACCCGCTGTCCTACGGCATGACGGGTCCTCTGTCCCACCAGGCGGGCAGCAGCATGGCCGGACTCAAGTGGCTGGAGTCCTGGGAGTTCTAG